In one Vulgatibacter incomptus genomic region, the following are encoded:
- a CDS encoding adenylate/guanylate cyclase domain-containing protein, with amino-acid sequence MKTASYTVMFTDIQGFTARTSRQTRAENERLLRFHDALLLPVVQGYLGRRVKTIGDAYLVVFDSATRALACGAAIQDRLAAYNRNLPDGERIDVRIALSAGEVRVERGDVFGATVNIASRVEGLAAAGEVCFTESVYLLADRSCFDVVKLGPRTLKGIPEPVEIFRLRRDESLPMPYGGGALESLGLPEPTPEALVGFWRPGAKRLAAAAAVAVAAIGGYGAFAWLHRT; translated from the coding sequence TTGAAGACCGCCAGCTACACGGTGATGTTCACGGACATCCAGGGGTTCACGGCCCGCACGAGCCGGCAGACCCGCGCCGAGAACGAGCGGCTCCTGCGCTTCCACGACGCGCTCCTCCTGCCCGTTGTGCAGGGATACCTGGGGCGGCGCGTGAAGACGATCGGCGACGCCTACCTGGTCGTCTTCGACTCGGCGACTCGGGCGCTCGCGTGCGGCGCGGCGATCCAGGATCGCCTCGCGGCCTACAACCGCAACCTGCCCGATGGCGAGCGGATCGACGTCCGGATCGCGCTCAGCGCCGGGGAGGTGCGGGTGGAGCGCGGCGACGTCTTCGGCGCCACCGTGAACATCGCCTCGCGGGTGGAGGGCCTCGCCGCCGCGGGGGAGGTCTGCTTCACCGAGTCGGTGTACCTCCTGGCGGACCGGAGCTGCTTCGACGTGGTGAAGCTCGGCCCGAGGACGCTGAAGGGGATCCCGGAGCCGGTGGAGATCTTCCGGCTCCGGCGGGACGAGAGCCTCCCGATGCCATACGGCGGCGGCGCCCTCGAGTCCCTGGGGCTGCCGGAGCCGACGCCAGAGGCGCTGGTGGGCTTCTGGCGGCCCGGTGCCAAGCGCCTCGCCGCCGCGGCTGCGGTCGCGGTAGCCGCAATCGGAGGCTACGGCGCCTTCGCCTGGCTCCATCGGACTTGA
- a CDS encoding exo-beta-N-acetylmuramidase NamZ domain-containing protein → MATRTGLDVCVEDGFSKLRGLRVGAICNPTSVDRSFVHLADRLAAAPGVTLAALFGPEHGIRGTAQYMVQVDERRDERTGVEVHSLYGPTFDSLSPTPAMLVGLDALVFDIQDVGSRYYTYVYTMALAMRAAGRAGLKFFVLDRPNPIGGLLVEGGPVRERYRSFVGLYDLPTRHGMTAGELARLFNERHERAERCELEVIRCEGWDRRSEWDATGLPFVPPSPNMPTVDTARVYPGMCLFEGTNVSEGRGTTRPFELWGAPFLDPYALASRLEAERLPGVAFRPCWFEPTFEKHARTACGGVMIHVTDRDAFLSVRTGIACLRAARALGGDAFRWRTTEYEFRSDVPAVDLLAGDDAIREGIDAGRSLDELTSGWAPYLASFLPERERHLLY, encoded by the coding sequence ATGGCGACGAGGACGGGTCTCGACGTCTGTGTCGAGGATGGATTTTCGAAGCTGCGCGGCCTGCGGGTCGGCGCCATCTGCAACCCGACCTCGGTGGATCGCTCGTTCGTCCACCTGGCCGATCGCCTCGCCGCCGCCCCCGGCGTGACGCTGGCGGCGCTCTTCGGCCCGGAGCACGGGATCCGCGGCACCGCCCAGTACATGGTCCAGGTGGACGAGCGCCGCGACGAGCGCACCGGGGTGGAGGTCCACTCCCTCTACGGCCCGACGTTCGACTCGCTCTCGCCTACGCCTGCGATGCTGGTGGGCCTGGACGCCCTGGTCTTCGACATCCAGGACGTGGGGTCCCGCTACTACACCTACGTCTACACCATGGCCCTGGCCATGCGCGCCGCCGGTCGAGCCGGGCTCAAGTTCTTCGTGCTCGATCGGCCCAACCCCATCGGCGGCCTCCTCGTGGAGGGCGGCCCGGTCCGCGAGCGCTATCGCTCCTTCGTGGGGCTCTATGATCTGCCCACCCGCCACGGGATGACCGCCGGCGAGCTCGCCCGTCTCTTCAACGAGAGGCACGAGCGCGCGGAGCGCTGCGAGCTCGAGGTGATCCGCTGCGAGGGATGGGACCGCCGCAGCGAGTGGGACGCGACCGGCCTTCCGTTCGTCCCGCCGTCGCCGAACATGCCCACGGTGGACACGGCACGGGTCTACCCCGGCATGTGCCTCTTCGAGGGGACCAACGTCTCCGAGGGCCGCGGCACCACCCGCCCGTTCGAGCTCTGGGGGGCGCCGTTCCTCGACCCCTACGCGTTGGCGTCCCGGCTCGAGGCGGAGCGCCTCCCCGGCGTCGCGTTCCGCCCGTGCTGGTTCGAGCCCACGTTCGAGAAGCACGCGCGCACCGCCTGCGGCGGGGTGATGATCCACGTCACCGATCGGGACGCCTTCCTCTCCGTTCGCACGGGAATCGCCTGCCTGCGCGCCGCCCGCGCGCTCGGGGGCGACGCCTTCCGCTGGCGCACGACGGAGTACGAGTTCCGGAGCGACGTCCCCGCCGTCGACCTGCTCGCGGGGGACGACGCCATCCGGGAGGGCATCGACGCCGGCCGCTCCCTCGACGAGCTCACCTCGGGGTGGGCGCCGTACCTGGCGAGCTTCCTGCCCGAGCGCGAGCGCCACCTCCTATATTGA
- the nadD gene encoding nicotinate (nicotinamide) nucleotide adenylyltransferase, giving the protein MRIALYGGAFNPPHVGHLMVVSYVLATADVDQVWLMPAHRHPFGKELVPFVDRVEMCTRLGAFFAKGVQTTTVECEVSGSGRTVDTLEHLRTKLPGHTFRLVIGSDILDEAPLWKDFDRVRQLAPLIVVPRGGHPHPQAPGPAMPAVSSTEVRARLASGKGAESLVPKAVLEYIRARGLYGVPPAP; this is encoded by the coding sequence TTGAGAATCGCGCTCTACGGAGGCGCCTTCAACCCGCCCCACGTCGGCCACCTCATGGTGGTGAGCTACGTGCTCGCGACCGCGGACGTCGACCAGGTCTGGCTGATGCCCGCGCACCGGCATCCCTTCGGGAAGGAGCTCGTGCCCTTCGTCGATCGGGTGGAGATGTGCACGCGGCTCGGGGCGTTCTTCGCCAAGGGTGTGCAGACGACCACGGTGGAGTGCGAGGTCAGCGGCTCCGGGCGGACGGTGGACACCCTCGAGCACCTGCGGACGAAGCTGCCGGGGCACACCTTCCGCCTGGTGATCGGCTCGGACATCCTGGATGAGGCGCCCTTGTGGAAGGACTTCGATCGGGTGCGGCAGCTCGCGCCCCTCATCGTGGTCCCCCGTGGCGGGCACCCGCATCCCCAGGCGCCTGGACCGGCGATGCCGGCGGTCTCGAGCACGGAGGTGCGCGCACGCCTCGCGTCCGGTAAGGGCGCCGAGAGCCTCGTGCCCAAGGCGGTGCTCGAATACATCCGCGCCCGCGGCCTCTACGGAGTTCCCCCGGCGCCGTAG
- a CDS encoding Rossmann-like and DUF2520 domain-containing protein — translation MSSHRSSEVEIRGPHLERERSRHTVYIVGAGRLGSAVARGLAAAGWEVRTWSRSPERRVEIAGVEHRSGELPDRLPGELVLLTVSDRVVAPISVLLAETGRIAGGQVVAHCAGALDLAPLEPLRQIGAQVGSLHPLVAASGGRVELRGRSAAVDGDPEAVRLLKRVARDLDLRTIAVPAKERPRYHAAAALAANGLVSLTDLAVGLLEGAEIPREAALDALVPLLESSLQGLAERRLPGALTGPVARGDAAVVQDHLRALAGTAALDAYRALSVHALELARAQGTADPAGLERIAELLGP, via the coding sequence ATGAGCTCGCATCGATCCTCCGAAGTCGAGATCCGGGGGCCGCACCTGGAGCGGGAGCGCTCCCGTCACACGGTCTACATCGTGGGCGCGGGGCGCCTCGGATCCGCCGTGGCCCGCGGACTGGCCGCCGCCGGCTGGGAGGTCCGGACCTGGTCGAGATCGCCCGAGAGGCGGGTGGAGATCGCCGGCGTGGAGCACCGCAGCGGCGAGCTCCCCGACAGGCTCCCGGGCGAGCTCGTCCTCCTCACCGTATCGGATCGGGTGGTCGCGCCCATCTCCGTGCTCCTCGCCGAGACCGGGCGGATCGCCGGGGGCCAGGTGGTCGCCCACTGCGCCGGCGCCCTCGACCTCGCTCCCCTCGAGCCCCTCCGGCAGATCGGGGCCCAGGTGGGATCGCTCCATCCGCTGGTCGCCGCCTCCGGCGGCCGCGTCGAGCTCCGGGGGCGCTCCGCGGCCGTGGACGGCGATCCCGAGGCCGTGCGCCTGCTGAAGCGCGTGGCACGGGATCTGGACCTGCGCACGATCGCGGTCCCGGCGAAGGAGCGACCGCGCTACCACGCCGCCGCGGCCTTGGCGGCCAACGGTCTCGTCTCGCTCACCGATCTCGCTGTGGGGCTCCTGGAGGGCGCGGAGATCCCGCGCGAGGCGGCCCTGGATGCGCTGGTGCCGCTCCTCGAATCGTCGCTCCAGGGGCTCGCGGAGCGACGCCTTCCCGGCGCCCTCACGGGCCCCGTCGCGCGGGGAGACGCCGCGGTGGTCCAGGACCACCTGCGCGCGCTCGCGGGGACGGCGGCGCTCGACGCCTACCGCGCCTTGTCCGTCCATGCGCTGGAGCTCGCCCGGGCCCAGGGGACCGCCGATCCGGCAGGCCTCGAGCGCATCGCAGAGCTGCTCGGCCCCTAG
- a CDS encoding AAA family ATPase gives MPDAPDLAQLVVEAEDVAAAAGQPLTSAHLLLAAWTLPCPASSLLTERGATVEALLGAMTRAPQEDPAIAPGLLTRTRAVAAGLGANADTLHLLVAISRSPDCLAYDLMQRCGVPLAPLRNTILSWYTVGKVPKHLQARVPASTPAGPTRPVARPSAPPREARPAPNPPPVRSDSPIREESRPEDPPVRRNALDEAPPGRSARPAGRATPGEPSPDVVAAEGSTSRFRLDPAIQPLLCSFGRNLTEAAAQGALDPVIGRDREVDEVVDILGKRRGNNPVLVGEAGVGKTAIVEGVAQRLLEAGDEPRIVVELDMAALTAGTSLRGSFSERLGGIKDEVREAAGRILVFIDELHTVVGAGSAGEGSQDAANELKTALARGEFPCIGATTFDEYRRFIEADPALERRFTAVQVAEPTAEQAAEILAGIAPRYEAHHRVRYEPAALRAAASLTARYVRDRQLPDKAIQAIDLAGSRCRRSGKAVVDVHAVAEVVAQAAKLPLDRLILDDGERLLRLEEELSARVVGHADVIARVARTLRRNYAGFGSHRPMGSFLFLGPTGVGKTELAKAIAEVLFGSQDSLVRFDMSELAEAHGVARLIGAPPGYVGHGEGGQLTEAVRRRPACVLLLDELEKAHRDVQLLLLQILDEGRLADSKGRQVDFSQALVILTSNLGAEAFAPGRGAARVGFTSISDADPADSQAERALGLARGQLPPELWNRIDERCVFLPLERDQVGAIARLLVSDSAARLERERGIRLAVPDEVIEHLVAAGGFDVSLGARPMRQLVQRRIEAPLADAILRGTLRSGDSVSARLDGDAISFVPLLRSAVP, from the coding sequence ATGCCGGACGCTCCCGATCTCGCGCAGCTCGTGGTGGAAGCAGAAGACGTGGCCGCCGCCGCCGGCCAGCCCCTGACCTCGGCCCACCTGCTCCTCGCGGCCTGGACCCTCCCCTGCCCCGCATCGTCCCTCCTCACGGAGCGCGGCGCGACGGTGGAGGCGCTGCTCGGGGCGATGACCCGGGCGCCGCAGGAGGATCCGGCCATCGCGCCCGGCCTGCTGACGCGGACCCGGGCGGTGGCCGCCGGCCTCGGCGCGAACGCCGACACCCTCCACCTGCTCGTGGCGATCAGCCGGAGCCCCGACTGCCTCGCCTACGACCTGATGCAGCGGTGCGGCGTCCCCCTGGCGCCGCTGCGGAACACGATCCTCTCCTGGTACACGGTCGGTAAGGTTCCCAAGCACCTCCAGGCCCGCGTGCCCGCTTCCACCCCCGCAGGTCCGACGCGGCCGGTCGCGCGCCCTTCTGCACCTCCCCGGGAAGCCCGGCCCGCGCCCAACCCTCCGCCGGTGCGGTCCGACTCGCCAATCCGTGAAGAATCCCGGCCGGAGGATCCGCCAGTGCGCCGGAACGCCCTGGACGAAGCGCCTCCTGGCCGATCCGCTCGCCCGGCGGGCCGGGCTACACCAGGCGAACCGAGCCCGGACGTGGTGGCCGCCGAGGGATCCACCTCACGCTTCCGGCTCGACCCCGCGATCCAGCCGCTCCTCTGCTCCTTCGGCCGCAACCTGACGGAGGCCGCCGCCCAGGGAGCGCTCGACCCCGTGATCGGCCGCGACCGAGAGGTCGACGAGGTCGTCGACATCCTCGGCAAGCGTCGCGGCAACAACCCCGTCCTCGTCGGCGAGGCCGGGGTGGGCAAGACGGCCATCGTCGAGGGCGTCGCCCAGCGGCTCCTCGAGGCCGGCGACGAGCCCCGGATCGTGGTGGAGCTCGACATGGCCGCGCTCACCGCCGGGACGTCCCTTCGCGGCTCGTTCTCCGAGCGCCTCGGCGGCATCAAGGACGAGGTCCGCGAAGCGGCCGGCCGGATCCTGGTCTTCATCGACGAGCTCCACACGGTGGTCGGCGCGGGCTCCGCCGGCGAGGGCTCCCAGGACGCCGCCAACGAGCTGAAGACGGCCCTCGCCCGAGGCGAGTTCCCGTGCATCGGCGCTACGACCTTCGACGAGTACCGGCGCTTCATCGAGGCCGATCCCGCCCTCGAGCGCCGCTTCACCGCGGTGCAGGTCGCGGAGCCGACCGCCGAGCAGGCCGCGGAGATCCTCGCTGGCATCGCCCCGCGGTACGAAGCGCATCACCGCGTCCGCTACGAGCCCGCCGCGCTCAGAGCCGCCGCCTCCCTCACCGCCCGCTACGTGCGGGATCGGCAGCTCCCCGACAAGGCGATCCAGGCCATCGACCTCGCCGGCTCCCGCTGCCGGCGGTCGGGCAAGGCGGTGGTCGACGTGCACGCCGTCGCAGAGGTGGTGGCCCAGGCCGCGAAGCTCCCCCTCGATCGGCTGATCCTCGACGACGGCGAGCGCCTCCTCCGACTCGAGGAGGAGCTCTCCGCCCGGGTGGTGGGCCACGCCGACGTGATCGCCCGGGTGGCCCGGACCCTGCGCCGGAACTACGCCGGCTTCGGCTCCCACCGCCCCATGGGCTCCTTCCTCTTCCTCGGGCCGACCGGGGTGGGAAAGACCGAGCTCGCCAAGGCGATCGCAGAGGTGCTCTTCGGCTCTCAGGACTCGCTCGTCCGCTTCGACATGAGCGAGCTCGCGGAGGCCCACGGGGTCGCGAGGCTCATCGGCGCGCCGCCGGGCTACGTCGGCCACGGCGAGGGCGGCCAGCTCACCGAGGCGGTCCGCCGCAGACCGGCCTGCGTGCTCCTCCTCGACGAGCTCGAGAAGGCCCACCGCGACGTGCAGCTCCTCCTCCTGCAGATCCTCGACGAGGGCCGCCTCGCGGACTCCAAGGGGAGGCAGGTGGACTTCAGCCAGGCGCTGGTGATCCTCACTTCGAACCTGGGCGCCGAGGCCTTCGCTCCGGGTCGCGGCGCCGCGCGGGTCGGCTTCACCTCGATCTCCGACGCGGATCCCGCGGATTCGCAGGCCGAACGGGCCCTCGGCCTGGCCCGGGGCCAGCTCCCCCCCGAGCTCTGGAATCGGATCGACGAGCGCTGCGTGTTCCTGCCTCTCGAGCGGGACCAGGTGGGCGCGATCGCCCGGCTGCTCGTCTCGGACTCGGCGGCGCGCCTCGAGCGCGAGCGGGGCATCCGGCTGGCGGTGCCGGACGAGGTGATCGAGCACCTGGTCGCGGCGGGGGGCTTCGACGTGAGCCTGGGCGCACGGCCGATGCGGCAGCTCGTCCAGCGACGGATCGAGGCGCCCCTGGCCGACGCAATTCTCCGCGGAACGCTCCGTTCGGGAGACTCGGTCTCGGCCCGGCTCGACGGCGACGCGATCTCGTTCGTACCGCTCCTGCGCTCCGCGGTACCGTGA
- a CDS encoding PD40 domain-containing protein: MIPRLPAWFLALLGAALLAAALPAWAYAPEHRWRTLESPHFVLHFHEGLYPIALRAARSLESAHDRLVPLLDAEPNRKTQVVLGDDSDEANGSANAYERPRINLLAEPPDDLSVLGDYDDYVFLLVAHEYVHVLHIGTVSGLPAWLNWIFGDLWTPNGLHPRFLTEGLATYHESQLSSAGRIRSAIFDMYLRADVLEDRLLPLSRITNGPLVWPRGTAWYLYGGRMLEWIAETRGDEAIQRYIHAYGRNAIPFSMNLDLKSAAGVDFNELWDEWAEAMRKRYAAQAERVRARGPITEPALRTAFGERTGAPRWDRSGTALYYVEASGDRRSRLRALDPRTGGDREVQALGTSGTLSSLPGGGVILARSEFFDSERVFGELFLVDDRSERQLSSGLRASEPDVSPDGAWIYFVQRGGGRTVLARVPFREPDAAPEIVYRPPEGRVIYGPRVSPDGGRIVFSQTRRGPGRDLLIVPAHGDVEKRPLTDDDAIDLDPSWAPDGRSVIFASDRNGIFDVYSVPSTGGPLTRLTNVLTGAFQPELSPDGRWLAWTTYSSSGFDVAVTPVASLVPTPAEPFVSDRSPPKAEVAEPLYSVTRYDPLQSLGPQTWFPYFGTDISGTVLGASIAGSDVVGLHAWTLSAGYGISSRQPEGAFTYGYNGFHPYPAISGATTFRNVPGFPRGTTERVTVADFGLTLPWASMWRSSSVRLGYEATWFTPVDARPGREPAPGVATELQLGFQHGSGDRPAESVSLEDGIGTSLTGRLGSKALGGDFDYAAVDASATAWIRVPWTKHHVLAATARAGVSTGDLGERRIYGLGGPVLRDPLVDLLYTKRILGGGVLRGYAPGAFVGKALLLGSLEYRFPIAWIDRSPDTLPLYAGKLAGAVFAEAGNAFDGLPIPRMHPSVGAELRMGVDLGWGFAGSLRLGDAWGFDGELGGNRVYLGVGASF, from the coding sequence GTGATCCCTCGCCTCCCCGCCTGGTTCCTCGCCCTCCTGGGCGCCGCGCTCCTCGCCGCAGCCCTGCCGGCGTGGGCCTACGCGCCCGAGCACCGCTGGCGCACCCTGGAGTCGCCGCACTTCGTCCTCCATTTCCACGAGGGCCTCTATCCCATCGCGCTGCGCGCCGCCCGCTCCCTCGAGTCCGCCCACGACAGGCTCGTTCCCCTGCTGGACGCGGAGCCGAACCGCAAGACGCAGGTGGTCCTCGGCGACGACTCCGACGAGGCCAACGGCTCCGCCAACGCCTACGAGCGGCCGCGGATCAACCTGCTCGCCGAGCCTCCCGACGACCTCTCCGTGTTGGGCGATTACGACGACTACGTCTTCCTGCTGGTCGCACACGAATACGTCCACGTGCTGCACATCGGCACGGTCTCGGGCCTCCCCGCGTGGCTGAACTGGATCTTCGGCGACCTCTGGACACCCAACGGTCTGCACCCCCGCTTTCTCACCGAGGGCCTCGCCACCTATCACGAGTCGCAGCTCTCCTCCGCAGGGCGGATCCGCTCCGCGATCTTCGACATGTATCTGCGCGCAGACGTCCTCGAGGATCGGCTGCTGCCGCTGTCGCGGATCACGAACGGCCCCCTCGTCTGGCCGCGGGGCACGGCCTGGTACCTCTACGGCGGCCGCATGCTCGAGTGGATCGCCGAGACCCGCGGCGACGAGGCCATCCAGCGCTACATCCACGCGTACGGCAGGAACGCGATCCCCTTCTCGATGAACCTCGACCTGAAGAGCGCCGCCGGCGTCGACTTCAATGAGCTCTGGGACGAGTGGGCGGAGGCGATGCGAAAGCGATACGCCGCCCAGGCCGAGAGGGTCCGCGCGAGGGGGCCCATCACCGAGCCGGCCCTGCGCACCGCGTTCGGAGAACGGACCGGGGCGCCGCGGTGGGACCGCTCGGGGACCGCGCTCTACTACGTGGAGGCCTCGGGCGACCGCCGTTCCCGGCTCCGCGCCCTCGACCCCCGGACCGGCGGCGACCGCGAGGTCCAGGCTCTCGGCACCTCGGGGACCCTGTCGTCCCTCCCCGGCGGCGGCGTGATCCTGGCGCGGAGCGAGTTCTTCGACTCCGAACGCGTGTTCGGGGAGCTCTTCCTCGTGGACGACCGGAGCGAACGCCAGCTATCCAGCGGCCTCCGCGCGAGCGAGCCCGACGTCTCGCCCGACGGCGCCTGGATCTACTTCGTCCAGCGGGGCGGCGGCCGCACCGTCCTCGCCCGCGTGCCCTTCCGCGAACCCGACGCCGCTCCCGAGATCGTCTACCGGCCTCCGGAGGGCCGCGTGATCTACGGCCCCCGGGTTTCACCGGACGGGGGCCGGATTGTGTTCTCCCAGACGAGGCGCGGTCCGGGCCGCGATCTGCTGATCGTCCCCGCCCACGGAGACGTGGAAAAAAGACCTCTCACCGACGACGACGCCATCGACCTGGATCCCTCGTGGGCTCCGGACGGCCGCTCGGTGATCTTCGCCAGCGATCGAAACGGCATCTTCGACGTCTACTCGGTGCCGTCGACGGGCGGTCCACTCACGCGGCTCACCAACGTGCTCACCGGCGCGTTCCAGCCCGAGCTCTCACCGGACGGCCGGTGGCTCGCGTGGACGACCTACAGCTCCAGCGGCTTCGACGTGGCCGTGACGCCCGTCGCCTCCCTCGTGCCCACGCCTGCCGAGCCCTTCGTCTCCGATCGCTCCCCGCCCAAGGCCGAGGTCGCCGAGCCCCTCTACTCCGTGACCCGCTACGATCCGCTGCAGTCCCTCGGGCCGCAGACGTGGTTCCCCTACTTCGGCACCGACATCTCCGGCACGGTCCTCGGCGCGTCCATCGCCGGGAGCGACGTCGTCGGCCTCCACGCCTGGACGCTCTCCGCCGGCTACGGGATCTCGTCGCGGCAGCCCGAGGGGGCATTCACCTATGGATACAACGGGTTTCACCCATACCCGGCCATCTCCGGCGCGACCACCTTCCGGAACGTGCCGGGCTTCCCCCGGGGCACCACGGAGCGGGTGACCGTCGCCGACTTCGGCCTCACCTTGCCCTGGGCTTCGATGTGGCGCTCCAGCTCGGTGAGGCTGGGGTACGAGGCGACCTGGTTCACGCCGGTGGACGCACGGCCCGGCAGAGAGCCCGCGCCCGGCGTCGCTACGGAGCTGCAGCTCGGCTTCCAGCATGGCTCCGGCGATCGACCGGCGGAGTCCGTCTCTCTCGAGGACGGGATCGGCACCTCCCTCACGGGCCGCCTGGGCTCGAAGGCCCTGGGCGGCGACTTCGACTACGCCGCGGTCGACGCCTCCGCCACCGCATGGATCCGCGTGCCCTGGACGAAGCACCACGTGCTCGCCGCGACGGCCAGGGCGGGCGTCAGCACGGGGGACCTCGGCGAGCGCCGGATCTACGGGCTGGGCGGCCCGGTGCTACGCGACCCCCTGGTCGATCTCCTCTACACCAAGAGGATCCTCGGCGGCGGCGTGCTCCGGGGCTACGCGCCCGGCGCCTTCGTCGGCAAGGCACTCCTGCTCGGGAGCCTCGAGTACCGCTTCCCCATCGCGTGGATCGATCGCAGCCCCGACACGCTCCCGCTCTACGCGGGCAAGCTCGCCGGCGCGGTCTTCGCCGAGGCGGGCAACGCCTTCGACGGCCTCCCGATCCCGCGGATGCACCCGAGCGTGGGCGCCGAGCTCCGCATGGGCGTCGACCTCGGCTGGGGCTTCGCCGGATCGCTGCGGCTCGGCGACGCCTGGGGCTTCGACGGAGAGCTGGGCGGCAACCGCGTCTACCTGGGCGTCGGCGCCTCGTTCTGA
- a CDS encoding cation diffusion facilitator family transporter: MANDPFHLRADEAHDHAGHGHGHEDGHAHAHLPDARAVSRMLPEERAKERRSLLATLILVTVIMVLEWVGGWLTGSLALRADAGHMLTDSVAIVLSLLAISFASRPADRKRSFGFYRMEILAALANGVALVVLAAWIIYEAVDRFRSPEPIDAVPMIAIAAIGLVANIVALFMLHRKNGSLNIRGAYLHVVGDTLSSVGVIVAALIILLTGWTPIDPILSIGIALVIVWSGLRLVREAVDVLLEAVPAHLDLAEVLHEMERADGVARVHDLHIWTISSGMHSLSAHVVVEGCDMGRNEEILRSLRSLLAEKFDLDHVTLQLETPAHCHGLDLH, encoded by the coding sequence ATGGCGAACGACCCGTTCCATCTTCGAGCGGATGAAGCCCACGACCACGCTGGGCACGGTCACGGGCACGAGGACGGCCACGCGCACGCCCACCTCCCGGACGCCCGGGCAGTCTCGCGGATGCTCCCGGAGGAGAGGGCGAAGGAGCGGCGGTCCCTCCTCGCGACCCTGATCCTGGTCACCGTGATCATGGTGCTCGAGTGGGTGGGCGGTTGGCTCACCGGCTCGCTGGCCCTCCGTGCCGACGCCGGGCACATGCTCACCGACTCGGTGGCGATCGTCCTATCGCTCCTGGCGATCTCCTTCGCCTCCCGGCCTGCCGACAGGAAGCGCTCCTTCGGCTTCTACCGGATGGAGATCCTCGCGGCCCTGGCGAACGGCGTGGCCCTGGTCGTGCTGGCCGCCTGGATCATCTACGAGGCGGTCGATCGCTTCCGCTCCCCCGAGCCGATCGACGCCGTGCCGATGATCGCCATCGCCGCGATCGGCCTGGTCGCGAACATCGTCGCGCTCTTCATGCTCCACCGGAAGAACGGCTCGCTGAACATCCGCGGCGCCTACCTGCACGTGGTGGGCGACACGCTCTCGTCGGTGGGCGTCATCGTCGCCGCGCTGATCATCCTCCTCACCGGCTGGACCCCGATCGATCCGATCCTCTCGATCGGGATCGCCCTCGTGATCGTGTGGAGCGGGCTGCGCCTGGTGCGCGAGGCCGTCGACGTGTTGCTCGAGGCGGTCCCTGCGCACCTCGACCTCGCCGAGGTGCTGCACGAGATGGAGCGGGCGGACGGCGTCGCCCGGGTGCACGACCTCCACATCTGGACGATCTCGAGCGGGATGCACTCGCTGAGCGCCCACGTGGTGGTCGAAGGCTGCGACATGGGCCGGAACGAGGAGATCCTCCGGTCCCTCCGCTCGTTGCTCGCCGAGAAGTTCGACCTCGACCACGTGACGCTGCAGCTCGAGACGCCGGCGCATTGCCACGGGCTGGATCTGCACTAG